Proteins from one Gammaproteobacteria bacterium genomic window:
- a CDS encoding 2OG-Fe(II) oxygenase family protein, protein MQDWGARSEGVCVRTRLSDAPGLNRALLTGYLAHRDHPQTCRSHYFAGRFENVYIPESLIPALSRLLGVVRPVVSEAIGIAAAMRQGVWFNAMSPGQRTTLHSHDGYDEWISAVYYVRVPSRSGDLVLHPPEGKVALAPREGDLLLFDPGVPHEVGEHLGRGLRLSVAMNFGPAGD, encoded by the coding sequence TTGCAGGACTGGGGTGCGCGCTCGGAAGGCGTTTGTGTCAGGACCCGACTGAGTGATGCGCCGGGGCTGAACCGGGCGCTGCTGACAGGATACCTGGCGCATCGCGATCATCCGCAAACGTGTCGGAGTCACTATTTCGCGGGGCGTTTCGAGAACGTCTATATTCCTGAGTCCCTGATCCCCGCGCTGTCGCGGTTGCTCGGGGTGGTCCGCCCGGTGGTGTCTGAGGCGATCGGTATCGCCGCAGCGATGCGGCAAGGGGTGTGGTTCAATGCCATGAGCCCGGGACAACGCACGACACTGCATTCGCACGACGGGTATGATGAGTGGATCTCCGCCGTCTACTACGTTCGCGTGCCATCCCGCTCGGGCGACCTCGTGCTGCACCCTCCGGAAGGCAAGGTTGCACTAGCCCCGCGTGAGGGCGACCTCTTGTTATTCGATCCCGGGGTCCCTCACGAGGTGGGCGAACACCTTGGCCGGGGGCTCCGGCTGTCGGTCGCCATGAATTTCGGGCCGGCCGGGGACTGA